A window from Vigna angularis cultivar LongXiaoDou No.4 chromosome 7, ASM1680809v1, whole genome shotgun sequence encodes these proteins:
- the LOC108336850 gene encoding uncharacterized protein LOC108336850 has product MDNFPFLDSQINSDFMSEFSSFLNEVGEGDYIDKFSTNQIFPSRTDLIEWVRKVAFDLGFVLVIIRSNTTIGEAGRKTFIVLGCERSEKYRKYKPDVQPSVSDTRKCECPFRLRGKPKGHGWVLRVMYGYHNHELAETLVGYPFAWRLNAAEQSILVDMTKSQVKPSNILLTLKEHNEDNMTMIKQIYNARYTYKRFLRGSKTEMQ; this is encoded by the coding sequence atgGATAACTTTCCATTTCTCGATTCTCAAATAAATTCTGATTTTATGTCggaattttcttcttttctaaatGAAGTCGGTGAGGGTGATTACATAGATAAGTTTTCCACTAATCAAATCTTCCCATCACGCACCGATTTAATTGAATGGGTTCGAAAGGTTGCATTCGACCTTGGATTTGTTCTCGTGATTATAAGATCTAACACAACAATTGGTGAAGCTGGAAGAAAGACATTCATTGTTTTAGGCTGTGAAAGGAGTGAGAAGTATAGGAAGTATAAGCCAGATGTTCAACCTAGTGTATCTGACACAAGAAAATGTGAGTGTCCGTTTAGGTTGAGGGGTAAACCTAAAGGACACGGTTGGGTGTTAAGGGTTATGTACGGCTATCACAACCATGAATTAGCAGAGACTTTGGTTGGTTATCCTTTCGCGTGGAGGCTAAATGCTGCTGAACAGTCAATTCTTGTTGACATGACTAAGAGTCAAGTTAAGCCCTCAAATATTCTTTTGACTCTTAAAGAACATAATGAAGATAACATGACGATGATAAAGCAAATATATAACGCGAGATACACTTACAAACGATTTTTGAGAGGGTCTAAAACTGAAATGCAGTAG